CAACTGGGAGATGAGGAGGACTCTTATGACCCAAGCTATGCAGCAGGCACGTTTTGATGTCTCAACTTGGGACTTCGTTTTCAATAAGTTTATTTTTTCAATACAAAAGGTAGTCTTCCCAGTTTATATTCAATACAGAAAGCTGAAATTTTCAGGATTAActcaaacatatattttgcatcacTTTAAGTTATTTTTCATATGAAGagatatattttaacattttatcacAAAAATAgaactgaaatttaaaataaaaaatgaagcttAGAGAAAAAAAATATCTTCCCTTATAAGCAATATTGCTAAATCCCTACATCAGCAGTTACATAAGGAAAATATCAATGATCcccaaaatatcaaaattttttatTGCCTAGTTTCtgagctaatgtaccttccaaaaAACCTTATTTTACATTATCCAGATAGGGCATTATGTTTCCCCAAGGGGagttagaatggaaaaaaaaaaattgtttgtcattTTTGGATTATTATCTCAttatgaaatttgctattttcTTAACAAAACAGTATATAAATCATTTGTAAATTCACGTGGGAAGTAGGTTATCCCATTTTTTACATATCGGCTTCACCTACCTGAAGTGTTAAAAATTgtacatgcattacttcaagatcaaatataatgtgtgtgtgtgtgtgtgtgtgtgtgtgtgtgtgtgtgtgtgtgtagcttacgGGCactcaacaacgaggttatcagtgcccttacacacactaaaagaaacaaatatggtaactttttatatagaaggctgtggactgCTGTATTACAAAGACGAAACTATGTTGTTTCTATTGGTAGTACTGTCAAATACAATGTAGTAGCTTTCTGTAATATAAAACCACATGAAggagttctaagaattctgttgctgcaGTGAACACCGTGGATATCAGAATGATAAAACATATTATAATAAACATAAATCAGTGAACGAAGCAGCGCATACCGTGATACGAGCTATGAAGGATCTAGTGATGGAACGGAGGCCTCTGTAGCTACTGAAATTATCAGTCGATCCATTGAAATGGCTGTTTGTTACTTTAAGTTCTTAGGTAATGGGGACTGAAAAGCATGCAGAGTGAATTAGGCTGGCCTTATGCTGGTAatctatcacaaaactggaatgtgtgggTAACGTACAGAAGACGATGGTCATGAAGCTGTGGAAATTGAAACTTTCCAAAAACCATAAAGGGTAAGTTGGCAGAACAAATTACTGATGAATTACAACAGTGCTATCGGATGACCATTTGGAATAACACTGACAATTAGGGCTGGCAGTATGGGCAAACTGTCAACAAAGGACAAACCAATACAACAAATTTGCCCTTCCCGACCAGATTCCTGGTGCAAGTGTCACAACATCCAATACTGGTAATTCATACAGCCAGAAACATTCCATCCTAGCATCAGTCTAGGAAAACATTAAGCCCATTTACACAGACCTGTCACATTCTGACATTCAATAAATCTCTATGTGGGTATTCTGAGCATCCAAAAGAGTTTTTCAGCAATCTCATACGGACACAGTTACCAAAAAAATTTTTCTGAAAGGAAAACATTAAAATGAGGAATctatgatgctgttattgcttttaatgatggcaacatttgtAGGATGAAAGTGCTATAGCACATGGGAATTATACATGGAGTAAACTGCATCATAGAAATTCAACAGATGGACAATGTTTGCACTGATAAAGCACAGTATCCAGCAAGAATGGACACTTAACAGTCCAGAAGGGAGAAGAGATTGAGATCCATGGAAAACGATCAAGAGGACGACACACAGTACGATTTAGAGtgtgtaaaaattgaaaattaggacATACATTAAGTAAGTTTTAGTGATTTCGAACTTTAGAagctatttctgaaaatttaaattttcggtTGAAttattccctaaatctcagaagctGCGTGCAGTAGAGTATTTAAATTTTCAGGAGTTACAACATaggtactttacagaagctctcctggaaggtaggagatgaggtactggcagaagtaaagctgtgagaatggggcgtgagtcgtgcgtgggtagctcagttggtagagcacttgcccgcgaaaggcaaaggtcccgagttcaagtctcggtccggcacacagttttaatctgccagaagtttcatatcagcgcacactccactgcagagtgaaaatctcattcaggttaccCCTTGATACTCATCTCATAATTGGTAAAATCTATCAACATTTCCATatctatgctgcccatgttaacaTAGTAGAACCATTCTGTTAGTTGTGGTAAAATACACCAACATTTCCATATATGCTGCTCATGTTAACAAAGTAGAATCCTTCTCCCAGTTGACTGAAATAGGATATAAGAAACATTTACACCATAGTAAAACCACATGGTTATCATTTCTAACTTCTGTTGAAAGAATCATTGATATTTGCCAAGCATTAAAATCCTACTTCCTGTCCACTGATAAATGCCCTATTACCCAAAATAATTTCTTCAAAAATCTGTTCTCTTTTATCACCCTTGGGCTCCTTTCAAGACATTTAAGTATTTTCTCAAACAATATTCTGTGCACTGAAATGGAAAATGTTATTATAATTGGACTTCCAGACAAAATGAATATTTTACTTAGCAAACTAGAAGCTGTAAAATCTGAATTTTAACTTCTGTAGTAAAACAGCAGTTACAGGAGTTTGAATATGATGGGTTAGTGATACTTTCAGTTTAGCAGTATCACCACAGCTGCCTCTGATACGAATATATTTGGGAATGGTGTGAACCATTTATGAAACCTCTTCAGCCAATGGAGTAGACCACCTTAAATAAAAAAGTCAACTTAGATTAGCATTCAAGAATTGTATAGGTTTGTAAAATCTAGTGTCATGAACTTCACTGTGGATGGGGTAGAACTGTTTCTCAAGAACTGTTGTGTAAGTAAATACTGTGAAAGCTGTCTTCTGAACTGAAATATGAAATCTAATGttaatgtcagtgaaaaatggtatgaaattttcattcattttcacaatCAGCGAGTGTGTCTAAAATAAACAGtgtatcaaaaggaatcatcagatgttgcatgtctatatttctgaaacaaataaacatttacaatgaattttgttttttgatgaacggggaattcaaaaagattttttttttttccccataccttttcgtaggtgttcaatatggcccccctttgagatgcacggcatatgtcaatgtggtattcaagtTGTTCACACACTGCAGAGGGTATGTCTTGAGTTGCAGCTTCCACAGCTTCTGTTATGcggtgtctcagttcattcattgttgttggtaatggaggcacataaacagagtcttttataaacccccacaagaaataatcacatacagtcagtaaaccctcacaagaaataatcacatacagtcaggtccagtgaccttggaggccagtaatgtaaggctgaatcatttggtctagtataaccgatccatcattcagtaatcctttgatttaaaaattccggcACTTCCAGATGAAAGTGTGGTGGTGCCGCCCCATCCTGCTGGTAAATGATGTCATTTAAATCAGTCTCGAACTgttggaaaagaaagttctcaagcatattgatATATGTGCTTCCTGTTCTCAAGCGTATCGagacatgtgcttcctgtaacagtgtttccGGAAAAGAAGAacagaccatacaccttttccagtgaaagtgcacaaaacacattaaatttcagGAGACCCTCCCATAttttacaacttcatgtggttgttctgtaccccatattctcagattatgatggttcacctttccatttaaatggaatgttgcctcgtcactaaacactaagcgtggaagaaagctGTCATCCTCCGTCTTGTGAAGAACGAAGTTACAGAAtagcgctaaaaggaatccattaaacatcggttgcatgataaatcagtcaaatctaaaggctgtaaattcaactaaatacctaggaattatgattttgaacaccttaaattggaaggaacacacacaaaatgttgttgggaaggataACCAAACACtacttttattggcaggacactcagaaaatataacagacctatgaaggagactgcctacactatgcttgtctgtcctcttttagaatactgctgcgctgtgtgagatccttaccagataggattgcggaggacatcgaaaaagttcaaagaagggcagcatgttttgtattggcggaatcttctcatgaaattcctatcaccaactttctcctccaaatgcgaaaatattttgttgacaccaacctacatagagagaaacaatcaccatgataaaataagggacatcagaggtcgtacggaaagacataggtgttcgttctttctgcacgctatacgagattagaacaatagagaattgtaaaggtggttcaatgaaccttctgccaggcacttaaatgtgatttcctgagtgtccatgtagatgtaaatctccacacattgttgtttgccaccttcacaaagagcttgcagtagctgaattttgtatggtttaatGTGTAAAACATCAACGCAACACAACAGATGGACatcaggggcatgttgagctgtcgagctgcacggcgaacggatttttgcagactccttgtgaaactatggcggatgcattcgacatctgtgtcagacactcggagaTGGCCTGGCGAATTGACTTTACACACACAAcatgtttctcagaattgtttATGCCATCGTCCAATGCTATGTGCTGTAGgaagatccacaccatacctagtaccaaAGTCACTTtggacagttattactgacccataCTGCACAAAACATAGAAAacgaaatgctttctgttgtcctcACACCATTTTCACTAGTAGTGAAGTGGGCAcaaactgctgctacctagcaggaaccacATAAAACTCgatagtttgctctttccaacagtacactgTTCACgcccatatctcaaataacataatagttaagaCTTTTTTAAAATCGAATGATTCTTTCTGACACACCCTGCATATTAGATGCTTGGCTGAATTTTCAGTAGCTGCTCCAGGCTCTAATTCATCTGATGAAAGTGTGTTCTCGATAATTAAAGCTTTGTggacaaaagaaaaaaacagactAAGAAAGCTTTTACTAGGCTAAAACAAACATTTGTTACCCTCTCTTTTATGGACTTCTACATCTTGatacttaatttaaacaacttctaGAGCAAATGCACACTGCAAAAAAGTACTGCTCAAGTACCAGTGAATCTGTACTATCATCTGCAAAGTACAATGTGGGAAATTTGTTTGTatatgaaaaactgatggttaccTCTCACAGTAGTACagtaaattatttgaaaataaattattattaaagctACATTGGCCATAATTATGTCATTTcctcctttttattcatttgacccGAATTTTTGTGCATTACTTTGAAAAATGCCCTAAATTTGGTTAAAAACAATAGGGGAGCCTTATTTGTTACTGAATATGAAAACACAGCAATGTCAGTCTAACTTTGTTTCTTTGGTTAACTGGTTGTTGTATGAAATCCAGCATAGGTAAATTTTTATAACTGAAACTAAACACTGTAGTTCTCACTGAAAAACACATTGTAATTTGAAATAACACGTAACCAATATTGAGAACTACTATTGCCCAAATAGCCGGTATCAGAACCAAAAGCCATGTGAATACAAATGATTGCTTCCACAGGTAGCCACTTCTAGGGAAGCAGTGAGATTTTAACTGTTATTCAAAACTATAAGTGGTCGAATTTCCGTTAAAAAACTCTAAGATAGCACAAAAATTCAAATCTTTCGAACACATGACGAAAATTAAAGGGTCACACAGGGACACACAGTTTCATTTATTacactaaaaaaaacaaaaaaaagcctaGAAAGTTGTAAAATTAATCAAAGCTTTAAAAAAAAGTTAGCAGGTGCAGAGGCTGCCTGTACAATACAGTCAAAACAAATAATCAATCATGCACAACGTACAACAGGAGAGCACAGTACAGTCGTACAGATTGAAAAACAACCTGACTTGTAAAATAAAACattagcatctctctctctctctctctctctctctctctctctctctctctctctctcacacacacacacacacacacacacacacacacacacccatgcatgcatgcacgcacgcgcgcacacgcacatacacacacacacacacacacacacacacacacacacacacacacggcatgtAAGCAAGTAAATATAGGATTCCTTTGAAGTTGACACTTAAATGACTAATACAGCAAGACAGTTTCATTCTTGACAACATGAGTGTGACATTTTATACGTCATACTGATGTGTTGCCATACAAAAGAAATAGAAGAGAAATGAGTGATAGCAGTATGAACAATTTGTATTTTCCAACTATCACTATGTTGAACCATGTAAAGTTTTCATAATAATTACAAAACATATATCATTCACCATCACATTTTTAGTACTGACAACAAACCTCTAATTTACAAAGAAGGACAGTAACTTCAAGTACTATAACAATCATTTTATTATGTACAAAATCCTTACACTGCAGTAAGAATCAGAAAGAAAACTTCCACAACTGGGAAATCATAAAACTGTGCTCCTTTAAATTCTAcaatgacaaacaaataaaaacatctAAAGTCTTTCAAACATTTGAGAATTGGGGGAAACAACACAATATATTTCTACATACATTTATTTTTGAAGTTGACAAATTTTTTTGcattacacgtttttttttttttttaaaaaaaaaaggaaaaaaagaaagaagaaacatgtATGATAATACATCATTGTCCGCAATATCAAACAGATGTACCATCAACGCAGCTTTTATTTTCTATTTAACAGATTACTTTTATCaataatcttttgtcaatggaaatGGACAAACACACAATTTTATACTGTTTCATCAGTATAAATCTTCTGCATAGATCAGCTGAAAAACTTGCTTTCACCTGAACTGAACTCCATCTTCACAAATGAATAGCAATATTACAGTGCCTCGACGTTCAGCACCCACTCAACAAATTAAGTGGACTAATAGTACGTACGATTCTGACCTTGGTAGGGATAATAATCAGTCCGCTGCTCTTGGTAAGAAGTCTGTCCATACTGATTATAATCATCCACCGCATACGTATTTTGAGGAGGTACACTATAGCTGGAATATTCCTGGCTAGGAGTTACAGGGGGTTGGTTATTGTAACTGTTGCTATATTCATTACCATAGTTACTCTGATACTGGACTGTGTTTGAGAAGTCTGTTCCTTGTGGTGTGCCATAAGATGCAGAATAATCTGTATGCTGATACTGAGAGTAATGCTGCTGTATAGGAGCCATGTTATTTGACGTGTTCTCTGCAGTATAATGGTGGGTAGACTGACTAGAGTCATATCGACCGCCATATGACCGTGTATTTACAGTATATATATTGCTTACATTTGCACTTGTGGAAGGTGATTGTAGATTGTCTTTTTTCATAGCTGATTTTATCACAGGAATATCTTTCCTTGGAGATTGTTCTGCATTATGTTTGTTTGGGTACTTGGAAGGAAGCTGTCCCATTAAATTAGCAATCATTGCTTTTGTCTCTCTAAGGAGATTGGCAGGGTCATCACTTTTATTTGTAACAGAACTAGATGAGTCACTGCGCTTTACAGATGCTCTTTCCTTCTCAAGTTCTTTTGCTTTTGCCTTTGCTTCTTCACTCTCTTTAACCTTCTTAGATGCTGCTGCATATATTTCCTCGTAAGTATACTCTTCATCAGAATCATCTACatcatttttgttttctgtttctttttcatatGTAGGTTTCTTACTTTCTTTGTCCTCTACATTAGAATTTGAACTAAAAAGTCTCTGCGAAAATGGAGAAAGTCTTCCTCTCCTGCCAGCAATGATCTGAAATCTGTCTGGTGATGGTGTAGGTTTAGAAGCCATATTTAATGGGGATTTCTTCACTGGAGGCTCAATAACAACATATTTTCTTAGTTGTTCTACTCGAACTGGGTCACTTTCTTCTAGTTTGCGTAAGTATGTTATTAGACATTGCTGTTCATGAGCTGAAAGATCTTTAAAATTTTGAAGCAATGTTTGTAATTCTACTTCTGACAAGTAACTTATCTCTTTTCCTGTTCTGTTATCATGTCCACTGGGTTGCTGTTTTTTCTCGTCCACAGACATACCAGCACCCTGGGAAGAAATGTTACGTTGTTTGTCACCTCTAACAATACTATTTGTTACGGGCGAATTCCTTGGCTCATCATATGCAGTTTGCAATAATTGTAAACCACTTACATTATCTTTAGAGCTCCCACTTGCAGAAACAGTATAGGATGATGGTTTGGAGGTCACTACAGACAACAGCTGCTGTAATGCAGTAGCAGGTTCTTTGGAGGCGGTATTTATATTTGACATCATCATCACAGCAGGATTTTGGGGATTCATGAGATCACTCCCTCCACCCATCTGctgccgctgttgttgttgttgttgttgttgttgttgctgctgctgctgctgctgctgctgttgctgcattGCAACAAATTGAGCAGTAGATACGACTGAGCCAGAACCTTTCGAAGCCTGTGTCATGCctgtgaaaatatttattaattgctCTAACTCTTCCTGAGTGACATCTGTTTTACCTTGTGCCACAAGGGCTGCTGCAATCTGCTGTGCAATAGCCACCTTGTCCAGTGGGTTAACTTCTGGAACAGCCACaagttttgtttcttctgccaCAGGAACATTTTCCACAATTGGCTTCATAAAATCAACTGAAGGTTTCAGAACAGGTGAAACAGGTGCTGTTTTGATGATCTTATCATCAATTTTCTTCAAGGCATTTACTAACAGATCAAGACATGTCTGTGTCGCTGATAACATGTTTTTTTCAACTATACCTGCCATAAGCTGACCCTTGAGTTTCTCCTTAACAGTCTCAAATAAGACAATATTCTCAGGAACCGTTAAGAGGGAATCTGCTGAATGGGACTCAATTTTTTCTAGTGACAAAGCTTTTCCCATTAGATTATTAATCTTGGGGCCAAGGGAACCTAACTGCGATTCCATTGCTGTAAGAAGACGTAAAATTGGCACTATTTCCGCTTCATCTGAGCTCTTAATCACATCAGGTTTCCTGTTCTCCTCTCTCTTCTCAATTACAATTACTTCCTCAGTCACTTGTTTGGGTACTTTAGGTTTCTCTTTCACTTTTTTCTCAGGTATTTTAATTTTCATCTCTGGTTCCCTATCTTTAGATGTCTCCTTCATAGGAGAGTGACTGCTTCTGATATTTTTAGTTGTACTTACAGTGTGCTTTGATGATTTTGACTGGATCTTGTCATTTACAGTTACAACATTCTTTGGTGGGTCTGCACACACAACTGTTCCATCTTTATTAGCATGGAGTGGTGCTTTCTTTTTTATGCTGGTAACTGGAAGGGGCTCTTCTTTTGGAAGccctaatttctttttcagttgttcctttttattttttacatcttcCTTATGCAAAAATAACATTCTTTTGTTCCAGAATTCAATCCATTcaggtttaaaattatgtttgtttggatctttTCCTTCTGCCTGTAATTCTTTATATCTTATACTCCaaaattttttccattcatctggatACATTGGGTGTTTTTCTGGATTTTGttcatgaaattttaaaagtttggcTGCCTCTCGTTCAATTTTATCAACTTCATGGCGGAATGTATCCCACTTACTTTTCTCATCAGCTATTGGGTCCTCTTTCGGTGATCTTTTACGGTTTGGTGATAACCGAGGAGTCTCCTTCTTATGATGGTGTGATCTGACAGGAGACTTCGAGTGCGATCTAATTCTCTGCCTAGGTCGTGACCGTGAACGAGACCGTGACCTCGAATGCGACCTAGATCGCCTGTATCGGTGCCTAGAAAACGGTACAGGAGATCCTCTACTTGTACGTCTATGGAAGGACCTTGAACTTTCTAGCCTGCCTTCTCTATAACTTGGTGCATGTGCAGGTCTTGAAACTGATGGAGAATAAGATCTTGACCGAGCTCTTGCTTTCTTTCTAGACCTTGATTTTGATTTTGATCGGGATCTTGATCTGGAAATAGATGTACTTGAAATTGAAGAGAGTGAACTCTTTGGTTTATTTTCTGCATCAACATCGTCTTCTGAAAACAAAttgaatttaaaaatatatatatatatatattttttatcagtAAGTCTTTGATGAAACAAATAAGAAAATCAATAACAttcattattaaaaacaaaaacaaaacaattttaacaGGTTTCAAATAAGTAGCTAGTCAATGACAGACTAACCTCCAACTTCTAAACTTTTGCGTTGTTCTATCGACGATCTATCTGATCTTCTaggtgtggtgtcttcttcctttgAATGTCTTTTCAGGTTCTTGTTAGCACCAGCCACTGGGGTTTCTTTCTTCTCAAAGCTGCTCTCAATGTCTCGAGTTCTTAGATGTGCAGCAGCTATTTTCCCTTTGTTGAAAGTACTGCAAGAACATATAGATTAAAGTAACTTCCCCTTTCTAACAACTGTATTAGCACAATATATGCTGTACAAACAACATTAACTGTATGATTATTAAGAACAGGTAAAGTTTGTGTGTGCTCATGTGGTGGTTGTGTGGTTGGGAAAAAGGGGGTTGAGGTGGAGTAATACCATGAGGGCTCTGAACCAGTCTTTTGCTACGCTATAAGATAAACCGGGTTCATGAATCACTAAATTAAATATTTAATACCTCTGATGGAATATATTTTTAAGGACGCTGCGGATATTGTAGGGAGAGtgtggaggggaaaaaaaaagggtGGGGGCATAGTCTTCTCTATATGGTTGTCAGGATTTAATTATCTGAGAGTCAATTTTATCGAACTAAAAGTCGTCTCTCACCAAATTCTAAATAAAATTAGTTACCATTCTAACTCTTCAGTTAACTGATTCTTTCATCATTGCttggtggaaaaactgtgtacttgtaaaagaaaaacacaaaaatgtgaatattctacaatattaattTAGTTAATTAACTTGTTCTTGGCTTACAAGGCTGTACCATCCAGTAAAATTGTCTGACAATTACCCTgtgataaaaaattattaattaaataaattaacacTGTAGAACATCCAAATTTTTGCTGTTTTTCATTTACAAACTGTTTCCATGGAATAATTTTCCATTTTAATGCAAATGTATGTATCAACCTGCCAAATGTTTCGTTGGCAAAACTGGCCAGCATGTTATTACACTGTCCTCCTGCCAATGGTATCTGCAAAATATTACGCAATCTAAAATGCAAGTTATGACTCCATACTTATAGCCCCATCTATAATACTTTCAACATATTTCTCAATACTTTTTCAACCAATTCAAAAACTGTGTGTAGCTCACTAGCAAGTACAGTAAATTTCTTTTGGAATATATAACAATAACATGAGGAAAGTGTTTTGGTACAGTCTCAAGTATCCAGCcacaagaaaatcaaagaaaaactgaaaacatgAAAGATACTGCATACACTCTTGCTATTCACTGCACTTAATTCAAATCTAACATATCATTTTTCCATATACCCTCCATACCTATCTCACTGAACCTGAGACCACCCATCTTCTGTTGCCCTTTTCATACTCTTGTTATTTCCCCGGAAAGCTTTTGTTGCTCTTCATTGCTTTCCCCAATTTCAGCTAGCAAGTACATTTTTTCTGGATTACAGAAATGAGATATTTTAAATCTCATTGAATCTATTGCTTCCATTCTTTTTTAGGCACTTTTTCAGGTACtgatttattattttgtgtgtgtgtgtgtgtgtgtgtgtgtgtgtgtgtgtgtgtgtgttggggcttacgggtGCTCAACGtcacggtcatcagtgccctgacacacattaaaagaaacaaatgtggacaGACTTAGCAAAACTTAAGCACacgcgcaaagaaagcaggaaaagaaggaaaattctGTATAATAAAGCAAAACATAAGGAAAACGAAAATGGAGCatcaagaatgccacaggaaattgtcattggctggccacttacataaaatatgtgcgaGTTTGTCACCCAGT
This genomic stretch from Schistocerca cancellata isolate TAMUIC-IGC-003103 chromosome 2, iqSchCanc2.1, whole genome shotgun sequence harbors:
- the LOC126162496 gene encoding uncharacterized protein CG7065-like isoform X3 yields the protein MYFPTASRAMASDFPKTKDGKKAMLLVLTNICRAIEKLHGRLQPMAVDKHTFEAKKNKYLTQIIGAHHFSEKPGETFVELVDKNILSSVRSSPTDLHVPWDDKSKDGGLITFNKGKIAAAHLRTRDIESSFEKKETPVAGANKNLKRHSKEEDTTPRRSDRSSIEQRKSLEVGEDDVDAENKPKSSLSSISSTSISRSRSRSKSKSRSRKKARARSRSYSPSVSRPAHAPSYREGRLESSRSFHRRTSRGSPVPFSRHRYRRSRSHSRSRSRSRSRPRQRIRSHSKSPVRSHHHKKETPRLSPNRKRSPKEDPIADEKSKWDTFRHEVDKIEREAAKLLKFHEQNPEKHPMYPDEWKKFWSIRYKELQAEGKDPNKHNFKPEWIEFWNKRMLFLHKEDVKNKKEQLKKKLGLPKEEPLPVTSIKKKAPLHANKDGTVVCADPPKNVVTVNDKIQSKSSKHTVSTTKNIRSSHSPMKETSKDREPEMKIKIPEKKVKEKPKVPKQVTEEVIVIEKREENRKPDVIKSSDEAEIVPILRLLTAMESQLGSLGPKINNLMGKALSLEKIESHSADSLLTVPENIVLFETVKEKLKGQLMAGIVEKNMLSATQTCLDLLVNALKKIDDKIIKTAPVSPVLKPSVDFMKPIVENVPVAEETKLVAVPEVNPLDKVAIAQQIAAALVAQGKTDVTQEELEQLINIFTGMTQASKGSGSVVSTAQFVAMQQQQQQQQQQQQQQQQQQQQRQQMGGGSDLMNPQNPAVMMMSNINTASKEPATALQQLLSVVTSKPSSYTVSASGSSKDNVSGLQLLQTAYDEPRNSPVTNSIVRGDKQRNISSQGAGMSVDEKKQQPSGHDNRTGKEISYLSEVELQTLLQNFKDLSAHEQQCLITYLRKLEESDPVRVEQLRKYVVIEPPVKKSPLNMASKPTPSPDRFQIIAGRRGRLSPFSQRLFSSNSNVEDKESKKPTYEKETENKNDVDDSDEEYTYEEIYAAASKKVKESEEAKAKAKELEKERASVKRSDSSSSVTNKSDDPANLLRETKAMIANLMGQLPSKYPNKHNAEQSPRKDIPVIKSAMKKDNLQSPSTSANVSNIYTVNTRSYGGRYDSSQSTHHYTAENTSNNMAPIQQHYSQYQHTDYSASYGTPQGTDFSNTVQYQSNYGNEYSNSYNNQPPVTPSQEYSSYSVPPQNTYAVDDYNQYGQTSYQEQRTDYYPYQGQNRTYY
- the LOC126162496 gene encoding uncharacterized protein CG7065-like isoform X2, encoding MFDENQELEERRLLSQKVKLDDGTYGHLFSTSEGENVIRWHCHMCDIYVVGFGNLHLHIKGKKHQQKLLLPSHPKAFFPRIEREEYDDDFPQLAPGEPVPPGFEDKVRRITQIQSELDKVKDKPLIGLEYLLELTDELGNTEAKYVCLLCEKKGERHVVLGHLTSFEHYNKYIGMYFPTASRAMASDFPKTKDGKKAMLLVLTNICRAIEKLHGRLQPMAVDKHTFEAKKNKYLTQIIGAHHFSEKPGETFVELVDKNILSSVRSSPTDLHVPWDDKSKDGGLITFNKGKIAAAHLRTRDIESSFEKKETPVAGANKNLKRHSKEEDTTPRRSDRSSIEQRKSLEVGEDDVDAENKPKSSLSSISSTSISRSRSRSKSKSRSRKKARARSRSYSPSVSRPAHAPSYREGRLESSRSFHRRTSRGSPVPFSRHRYRRSRSHSRSRSRSRSRPRQRIRSHSKSPVRSHHHKKETPRLSPNRKRSPKEDPIADEKSKWDTFRHEVDKIEREAAKLLKFHEQNPEKHPMYPDEWKKFWSIRYKELQAEGKDPNKHNFKPEWIEFWNKRMLFLHKEDVKNKKEQLKKKLGLPKEEPLPVTSIKKKAPLHANKDGTVVCADPPKNVVTVNDKIQSKSSKHTVSTTKNIRSSHSPMKETSKDREPEMKIKIPEKKVKEKPKVPKQVTEEVIVIEKREENRKPDVIKSSDEAEIVPILRLLTAMESQLGSLGPKINNLMGKALSLEKIESHSADSLLTVPENIVLFETVKEKLKGQLMAGIVEKNMLSATQTCLDLLVNALKKIDDKIIKTAPVSPVLKPSVDFMKPIVENVPVAEETKLVAVPEVNPLDKVAIAQQIAAALVAQGKTDVTQEELEQLINIFTGMTQASKGSGSVVSTAQFVAMQQQQQQQQQQQQQQQQQQQQRQQMGGGSDLMNPQNPAVMMMSNINTASKEPATALQQLLSVVTSKPSSYTVSASGSSKDNVSGLQLLQTAYDEPRNSPVTNSIVRGDKQRNISSQGAGMSVDEKKQQPSGHDNRTGKEISYLSEVELQTLLQNFKDLSAHEQQCLITYLRKLEESDPVRVEQLRKYVVIEPPVKKSPLNMASKPTPSPDRFQIIAGRRGRLSPFSQRLFSSNSNVEDKESKKPTYEKETENKNDVDDSDEEYTYEEIYAAASKKVKESEEAKAKAKELEKERASVKRSDSSSSVTNKSDDPANLLRETKAMIANLMGQLPSKYPNKHNAEQSPRKDIPVIKSAMKKDNLQSPSTSANVSNIYTVNTRSYGGRYDSSQSTHHYTAENTSNNMAPIQQHYSQYQHTDYSASYGTPQGTDFSNTVQYQSNYGNEYSNSYNNQPPVTPSQEYSSYSVPPQNTYAVDDYNQYGQTSYQEQRTDYYPYQGQNRTYY